The following coding sequences lie in one Oncorhynchus kisutch isolate 150728-3 linkage group LG3, Okis_V2, whole genome shotgun sequence genomic window:
- the LOC109888332 gene encoding centromere protein T isoform X4 produces MDSVDEDLSARILLQNVIQTESSRSPITRSASQAQFQSPGSRIRHSIRLRRSDVVALTPQEALKQSIKKKLRESTSRSSLPEPPSKRWAVSEGVGKINTPAPATASLFYDDDITPRYLLRGILQTEPETSLLVQDRPVRKEPELPSTNSSLHSNRPSTGLSELDLPDMTTTVNLSNTVKGLSRKRPCRSLNITAFNRQLEHEDGEGGSATEKYLSSLSSASPSSITFSLKTPLMDILTEKRRFQRKVANRKNVCLEEFDEALRNRQASMGGDPELSVREDQQGLSETVRSEGFTLGLSDLTAPDITHDIITSKTELYAPPDDTATTFTIATQDKDTITGTQIQREMGGMEDEEEKDMEEVGEQKEYKMEIDNKDREDLAVDAGQREALVRQEESKSQTEEVADSRTEEDEELAKSQTEGEVAESPTEGEVAESPTEGEVAESPTEGEVAESPTEGEVAESPTEGEVAESPTEGEVAESPTEGEVAESPTESQTEDVADEGRQVVGKGLTSQSLLHNVMHISRRAYCSEGGVKVAGVMEGGRGYKSMGAELHPTETGCAGRRSEGDTAGEWHSGPEVGASESAHTVTLGSAPPSPLPQEDELEGLSRTGTSLGNEEMANSMPPLEMTFEPENNAPHSSISSLHPITAQSPADHEEDWDDVEERDGIQSEELSMKTPAFVREKRNALPIDPLATPTILKDLQPSVSAGAAAAVKPKAVRGKRTGSAKKDPGLSKSYIMSVFKHFAKTKVSTDVYPVLKEIMELYFDRLADDLEMFAAHAKRKTIEVEDVALLMRRQGFVTDSMPVNVLIEKYLPMESRKLLIPVATSGNYVIPKPRRK; encoded by the exons ATGGATTCTGTAGATGAGGACCTGTCTGCTCgaattctcctgcaaaatgtaatTCAAACGGAGTCCTCCAGGTCCCCAATTACCCGCAG TGCCTCCCAGGCTCAGTTCCAGTCCCCTGGGTCCAGAATCAGACATAGTATCAGACTAAGGAGGAGTGATGTTGTGGCCCTTACCCCACAGGAGGCCCTTAAACAGAGCATCAAAAAGAAGCTTCGTGAG AGCACTTCCAGGTCTTCCCTGCCAGAGCCACCCAGTAAGAGGTGGGCTGTATCAGAGGGAGTCGGGAAGATAAACACGCCTGCACCAGCCACAGCCTCACTTTTCTATGACGATGACATCACACCTAGATACCTACTCAGGGGGATCCTGCAGACAG AGCCGGAGACATCCCTTCTGGTTCAGGACCGGCCAGTCAGGAAGGAGCCAGAGCTGCCCTCCACAAACTCCAGTCTTCACAGCAACCGCCCAAG TACCGGACTGTCTGAGTTGGATCTCCCTGACATGACCACCACAGTAAACCTGTCAAATACGGTGAAGGGACTAAGCAGGAAGCGACCATGTCGGAGTCTCAACATAACAGCATTCAACAGGCAGCTTGAACATGAAG ATGGAGAAGGTGGCAGTGCAACAGAAAAATACCTCTCATCCCTGTCTTCTGCCTCTCCAAG CTCTATCACCTTCTCTCTGAAAACACCCTTGATGGACATTCTGACTGAGAAAAGGAGATTTCAAAGGAAGGTAGCAAATCGTAAAAATGTTTGCCTTGAGGAGTTTGACGAGGCCCTACGGAATCGACAGGCGTCAATGGGTGGAGACCCTG AGCTGAGTGTTAGGGAGGATCAGCAGGGTCTCAGTGAGACCGTTCGTTCTGAGGGATTCACCTTGGGACTGAGTGACCTCACCGCTCCTGACATCACCCATGACATCATCACCAGCAAAACAGAGCTCTACGCCCCGCCTGATGACACAGCAACAACCTTCACTATCGCCACCCAGGACAAAGACACCATCACAGGCACACAGATCCAGCGAGAAATGGGAGgaatggaggatgaggaggagaaagATATGGAGGAGGTAGGGGAACAAAAGGAGTACAAGATGGAAATAGACAACAAAGATAGAGAGGATTTGGCTGTTGATGCTGGGCAGAGAGAGGCCTTGGTGAGACAGGAGGAGTCCAAATCACAGACCGAAGAGGTAGCTGACTCCCGGACAGAAGAAGATGAGGAGCTGGCTAAATCTCAAACAGAAGGAGAGGTAGCCGAGTCTCCGACAGAAGGAGAGGTAGCCGAGTCTCCGACAGAAGGAGAGGTAGCCGAGTCTCCGACAGAAGGAGAGGTAGCCGAGTCTCCGACAGAAGGAGAGGTAGCCGAGTCTCCGACAGAAGGAGAGGTAGCCGAGTCTCCGACAGAAGGAGAGGTAGCCGAGTCTCCGACAGAAGGAGAG GTAGCCGAGTCTCCGACCGAATCTCAGACAGAAGATGTAGCAGATGAAGGGAGACAGGTAGTGGGAAAAGGCTTGACATCACAGAGTTTATTACACAACGTGATGCACATCAGTCGGAGAGCTTATTGCTCAGAGGGTGGTGTCAAGGTTGctggagtgatggaaggagggaggggctaCAAGAGCATGGGAGCAGAGCTCCATCCTACAGAGACTG ggTGCGCAGGCAGAAGGTCAGAGGGGGACACTGCTGGTGAGTGGCACAGCGGGCCGGAGGTGGGAGCTAGTGAGAGCGCCCACACAGTAACCCTTGGCAGCGCCCCTCCCTCCCCGTTGCCCCAGGAAGATGAGCTGGAAGGTTTGAGTAGAACAGGCACCAGCCTTGGAAATGAGGAGATGGCGAACTCCATGCCTCCTTTAGAGATGACCTTTGAACCTGAGAACAATGCCCCTCATAGTAGCATTTCATCCCTGCACCCCATCACTGCCCAGAGCCCAGCTGATCATGAGGAGGACTGGGATGATGTGGAAGAGCGGGATGGTATCCAGAGTGAAG AACTGTCCATGAAGACACCTGCGTTTgtcagagagaagaggaatgCTCTGCCTATTGACCCCCTGGCCACACCCACTATTCTCAAAGACCTTCAACCAAG TGTTTCGGCTGGTGCTGCAGCTGCGGTGAAGCCCAAAGCGGTGAGGGGAAAGCGGACTGGATCGGCCAAGAAGGATCCTGGTCTCTCTAAGAGCTACATCATGAGCGTGTTCAAACACTTTGCCAAGACCAAGGTGTCTACAGATGTCTACCCTGTCCTAAAGGAGAT AATGGAGCTCTACTTTGACCGACTAGCTGATGACTTGGAGATGTTTGCTGCTCACGCCAAGAGGAAGACCATTGAGGTAGAGGATGTAGCGCTGCTGATGCGGAG ACAGGGGTTTGTGACTGACAGCAtgccagtcaatgtgttgatTGAGAAATATCTCCCAATGGAATCCCGGAAGCTCCTCATTCCTGTGGCAACAAGTGGTAACTACGTCATTCCCAAACCGAGGAGAAAATGA
- the LOC109888332 gene encoding centromere protein T isoform X1, producing MDSVDEDLSARILLQNVIQTESSRSPITRSASQAQFQSPGSRIRHSIRLRRSDVVALTPQEALKQSIKKKLRESTSRSSLPEPPSKRWAVSEGVGKINTPAPATASLFYDDDITPRYLLRGILQTEPETSLLVQDRPVRKEPELPSTNSSLHSNRPSTGLSELDLPDMTTTVNLSNTVKGLSRKRPCRSLNITAFNRQLEHEDGEGGSATEKYLSSLSSASPSSITFSLKTPLMDILTEKRRFQRKVANRKNVCLEEFDEALRNRQASMGGDPELSVREDQQGLSETVRSEGFTLGLSDLTAPDITHDIITSKTELYAPPDDTATTFTIATQDKDTITGTQIQREMGGMEDEEEKDMEEVGEQKEYKMEIDNKDREDLAVDAGQREALVRQEESKSQTEEVADSRTEEDEELAKSQTEGEVAESPTEGEVAESPTEGEVAESPTEGEVAESPTEGEVAESPTEGEVAESPTEGEVAESPTEGEVAESPTEGEVAESPTEGEVAESPTESQTEDVADEGRQVVGKGLTSQSLLHNVMHISRRAYCSEGGVKVAGVMEGGRGYKSMGAELHPTETGESGCAGRRSEGDTAGEWHSGPEVGASESAHTVTLGSAPPSPLPQEDELEGLSRTGTSLGNEEMANSMPPLEMTFEPENNAPHSSISSLHPITAQSPADHEEDWDDVEERDGIQSEELSMKTPAFVREKRNALPIDPLATPTILKDLQPSVSAGAAAAVKPKAVRGKRTGSAKKDPGLSKSYIMSVFKHFAKTKVSTDVYPVLKEIMELYFDRLADDLEMFAAHAKRKTIEVEDVALLMRRQGFVTDSMPVNVLIEKYLPMESRKLLIPVATSGNYVIPKPRRK from the exons ATGGATTCTGTAGATGAGGACCTGTCTGCTCgaattctcctgcaaaatgtaatTCAAACGGAGTCCTCCAGGTCCCCAATTACCCGCAG TGCCTCCCAGGCTCAGTTCCAGTCCCCTGGGTCCAGAATCAGACATAGTATCAGACTAAGGAGGAGTGATGTTGTGGCCCTTACCCCACAGGAGGCCCTTAAACAGAGCATCAAAAAGAAGCTTCGTGAG AGCACTTCCAGGTCTTCCCTGCCAGAGCCACCCAGTAAGAGGTGGGCTGTATCAGAGGGAGTCGGGAAGATAAACACGCCTGCACCAGCCACAGCCTCACTTTTCTATGACGATGACATCACACCTAGATACCTACTCAGGGGGATCCTGCAGACAG AGCCGGAGACATCCCTTCTGGTTCAGGACCGGCCAGTCAGGAAGGAGCCAGAGCTGCCCTCCACAAACTCCAGTCTTCACAGCAACCGCCCAAG TACCGGACTGTCTGAGTTGGATCTCCCTGACATGACCACCACAGTAAACCTGTCAAATACGGTGAAGGGACTAAGCAGGAAGCGACCATGTCGGAGTCTCAACATAACAGCATTCAACAGGCAGCTTGAACATGAAG ATGGAGAAGGTGGCAGTGCAACAGAAAAATACCTCTCATCCCTGTCTTCTGCCTCTCCAAG CTCTATCACCTTCTCTCTGAAAACACCCTTGATGGACATTCTGACTGAGAAAAGGAGATTTCAAAGGAAGGTAGCAAATCGTAAAAATGTTTGCCTTGAGGAGTTTGACGAGGCCCTACGGAATCGACAGGCGTCAATGGGTGGAGACCCTG AGCTGAGTGTTAGGGAGGATCAGCAGGGTCTCAGTGAGACCGTTCGTTCTGAGGGATTCACCTTGGGACTGAGTGACCTCACCGCTCCTGACATCACCCATGACATCATCACCAGCAAAACAGAGCTCTACGCCCCGCCTGATGACACAGCAACAACCTTCACTATCGCCACCCAGGACAAAGACACCATCACAGGCACACAGATCCAGCGAGAAATGGGAGgaatggaggatgaggaggagaaagATATGGAGGAGGTAGGGGAACAAAAGGAGTACAAGATGGAAATAGACAACAAAGATAGAGAGGATTTGGCTGTTGATGCTGGGCAGAGAGAGGCCTTGGTGAGACAGGAGGAGTCCAAATCACAGACCGAAGAGGTAGCTGACTCCCGGACAGAAGAAGATGAGGAGCTGGCTAAATCTCAAACAGAAGGAGAGGTAGCCGAGTCTCCGACAGAAGGAGAGGTAGCCGAGTCTCCGACAGAAGGAGAGGTAGCCGAGTCTCCGACAGAAGGAGAGGTAGCCGAGTCTCCGACAGAAGGAGAGGTAGCCGAGTCTCCGACAGAAGGAGAGGTAGCCGAGTCTCCGACAGAAGGAGAGGTAGCCGAGTCTCCGACAGAAGGAGAGGTAGCCGAGTCTCCGACAGAAGGAGAGGTAGCCGAGTCTCCGACAGAAGGAGAGGTAGCCGAGTCTCCGACCGAATCTCAGACAGAAGATGTAGCAGATGAAGGGAGACAGGTAGTGGGAAAAGGCTTGACATCACAGAGTTTATTACACAACGTGATGCACATCAGTCGGAGAGCTTATTGCTCAGAGGGTGGTGTCAAGGTTGctggagtgatggaaggagggaggggctaCAAGAGCATGGGAGCAGAGCTCCATCCTACAGAGACTGGTGAGTCAG ggTGCGCAGGCAGAAGGTCAGAGGGGGACACTGCTGGTGAGTGGCACAGCGGGCCGGAGGTGGGAGCTAGTGAGAGCGCCCACACAGTAACCCTTGGCAGCGCCCCTCCCTCCCCGTTGCCCCAGGAAGATGAGCTGGAAGGTTTGAGTAGAACAGGCACCAGCCTTGGAAATGAGGAGATGGCGAACTCCATGCCTCCTTTAGAGATGACCTTTGAACCTGAGAACAATGCCCCTCATAGTAGCATTTCATCCCTGCACCCCATCACTGCCCAGAGCCCAGCTGATCATGAGGAGGACTGGGATGATGTGGAAGAGCGGGATGGTATCCAGAGTGAAG AACTGTCCATGAAGACACCTGCGTTTgtcagagagaagaggaatgCTCTGCCTATTGACCCCCTGGCCACACCCACTATTCTCAAAGACCTTCAACCAAG TGTTTCGGCTGGTGCTGCAGCTGCGGTGAAGCCCAAAGCGGTGAGGGGAAAGCGGACTGGATCGGCCAAGAAGGATCCTGGTCTCTCTAAGAGCTACATCATGAGCGTGTTCAAACACTTTGCCAAGACCAAGGTGTCTACAGATGTCTACCCTGTCCTAAAGGAGAT AATGGAGCTCTACTTTGACCGACTAGCTGATGACTTGGAGATGTTTGCTGCTCACGCCAAGAGGAAGACCATTGAGGTAGAGGATGTAGCGCTGCTGATGCGGAG ACAGGGGTTTGTGACTGACAGCAtgccagtcaatgtgttgatTGAGAAATATCTCCCAATGGAATCCCGGAAGCTCCTCATTCCTGTGGCAACAAGTGGTAACTACGTCATTCCCAAACCGAGGAGAAAATGA
- the LOC109888332 gene encoding uncharacterized protein LOC109888332 isoform X6 — MTTTVNLSNTVKGLSRKRPCRSLNITAFNRQLEHEDGEGGSATEKYLSSLSSASPSSITFSLKTPLMDILTEKRRFQRKVANRKNVCLEEFDEALRNRQASMGGDPELSVREDQQGLSETVRSEGFTLGLSDLTAPDITHDIITSKTELYAPPDDTATTFTIATQDKDTITGTQIQREMGGMEDEEEKDMEEVGEQKEYKMEIDNKDREDLAVDAGQREALVRQEESKSQTEEVADSRTEEDEELAKSQTEGEVAESPTEGEVAESPTEGEVAESPTEGEVAESPTEGEVAESPTEGEVAESPTEGEVAESPTEGEVAESPTEGEVAESPTEGEVAESPTESQTEDVADEGRQVVGKGLTSQSLLHNVMHISRRAYCSEGGVKVAGVMEGGRGYKSMGAELHPTETGCAGRRSEGDTAGEWHSGPEVGASESAHTVTLGSAPPSPLPQEDELEGLSRTGTSLGNEEMANSMPPLEMTFEPENNAPHSSISSLHPITAQSPADHEEDWDDVEERDGIQSEELSMKTPAFVREKRNALPIDPLATPTILKDLQPSVSAGAAAAVKPKAVRGKRTGSAKKDPGLSKSYIMSVFKHFAKTKVSTDVYPVLKEIMELYFDRLADDLEMFAAHAKRKTIEVEDVALLMRRQGFVTDSMPVNVLIEKYLPMESRKLLIPVATSGNYVIPKPRRK, encoded by the exons ATGACCACCACAGTAAACCTGTCAAATACGGTGAAGGGACTAAGCAGGAAGCGACCATGTCGGAGTCTCAACATAACAGCATTCAACAGGCAGCTTGAACATGAAG ATGGAGAAGGTGGCAGTGCAACAGAAAAATACCTCTCATCCCTGTCTTCTGCCTCTCCAAG CTCTATCACCTTCTCTCTGAAAACACCCTTGATGGACATTCTGACTGAGAAAAGGAGATTTCAAAGGAAGGTAGCAAATCGTAAAAATGTTTGCCTTGAGGAGTTTGACGAGGCCCTACGGAATCGACAGGCGTCAATGGGTGGAGACCCTG AGCTGAGTGTTAGGGAGGATCAGCAGGGTCTCAGTGAGACCGTTCGTTCTGAGGGATTCACCTTGGGACTGAGTGACCTCACCGCTCCTGACATCACCCATGACATCATCACCAGCAAAACAGAGCTCTACGCCCCGCCTGATGACACAGCAACAACCTTCACTATCGCCACCCAGGACAAAGACACCATCACAGGCACACAGATCCAGCGAGAAATGGGAGgaatggaggatgaggaggagaaagATATGGAGGAGGTAGGGGAACAAAAGGAGTACAAGATGGAAATAGACAACAAAGATAGAGAGGATTTGGCTGTTGATGCTGGGCAGAGAGAGGCCTTGGTGAGACAGGAGGAGTCCAAATCACAGACCGAAGAGGTAGCTGACTCCCGGACAGAAGAAGATGAGGAGCTGGCTAAATCTCAAACAGAAGGAGAGGTAGCCGAGTCTCCGACAGAAGGAGAGGTAGCCGAGTCTCCGACAGAAGGAGAGGTAGCCGAGTCTCCGACAGAAGGAGAGGTAGCCGAGTCTCCGACAGAAGGAGAGGTAGCCGAGTCTCCGACAGAAGGAGAGGTAGCCGAGTCTCCGACAGAAGGAGAGGTAGCCGAGTCTCCGACAGAAGGAGAGGTAGCCGAGTCTCCGACAGAAGGAGAGGTAGCCGAGTCTCCGACAGAAGGAGAGGTAGCCGAGTCTCCGACCGAATCTCAGACAGAAGATGTAGCAGATGAAGGGAGACAGGTAGTGGGAAAAGGCTTGACATCACAGAGTTTATTACACAACGTGATGCACATCAGTCGGAGAGCTTATTGCTCAGAGGGTGGTGTCAAGGTTGctggagtgatggaaggagggaggggctaCAAGAGCATGGGAGCAGAGCTCCATCCTACAGAGACTG ggTGCGCAGGCAGAAGGTCAGAGGGGGACACTGCTGGTGAGTGGCACAGCGGGCCGGAGGTGGGAGCTAGTGAGAGCGCCCACACAGTAACCCTTGGCAGCGCCCCTCCCTCCCCGTTGCCCCAGGAAGATGAGCTGGAAGGTTTGAGTAGAACAGGCACCAGCCTTGGAAATGAGGAGATGGCGAACTCCATGCCTCCTTTAGAGATGACCTTTGAACCTGAGAACAATGCCCCTCATAGTAGCATTTCATCCCTGCACCCCATCACTGCCCAGAGCCCAGCTGATCATGAGGAGGACTGGGATGATGTGGAAGAGCGGGATGGTATCCAGAGTGAAG AACTGTCCATGAAGACACCTGCGTTTgtcagagagaagaggaatgCTCTGCCTATTGACCCCCTGGCCACACCCACTATTCTCAAAGACCTTCAACCAAG TGTTTCGGCTGGTGCTGCAGCTGCGGTGAAGCCCAAAGCGGTGAGGGGAAAGCGGACTGGATCGGCCAAGAAGGATCCTGGTCTCTCTAAGAGCTACATCATGAGCGTGTTCAAACACTTTGCCAAGACCAAGGTGTCTACAGATGTCTACCCTGTCCTAAAGGAGAT AATGGAGCTCTACTTTGACCGACTAGCTGATGACTTGGAGATGTTTGCTGCTCACGCCAAGAGGAAGACCATTGAGGTAGAGGATGTAGCGCTGCTGATGCGGAG ACAGGGGTTTGTGACTGACAGCAtgccagtcaatgtgttgatTGAGAAATATCTCCCAATGGAATCCCGGAAGCTCCTCATTCCTGTGGCAACAAGTGGTAACTACGTCATTCCCAAACCGAGGAGAAAATGA
- the LOC109888332 gene encoding centromere protein T isoform X2, translating into MDSVDEDLSARILLQNVIQTESSRSPITRSASQAQFQSPGSRIRHSIRLRRSDVVALTPQEALKQSIKKKLRESTSRSSLPEPPSKRWAVSEGVGKINTPAPATASLFYDDDITPRYLLRGILQTEPETSLLVQDRPVRKEPELPSTNSSLHSNRPSTGLSELDLPDMTTTVNLSNTVKGLSRKRPCRSLNITAFNRQLEHEDGEGGSATEKYLSSLSSASPSSITFSLKTPLMDILTEKRRFQRKVANRKNVCLEEFDEALRNRQASMGGDPELSVREDQQGLSETVRSEGFTLGLSDLTAPDITHDIITSKTELYAPPDDTATTFTIATQDKDTITGTQIQREMGGMEDEEEKDMEEVGEQKEYKMEIDNKDREDLAVDAGQREALVRQEESKSQTEEVADSRTEEDEELAKSQTEGEVAESPTEGEVAESPTEGEVAESPTEGEVAESPTEGEVAESPTEGEVAESPTEGEVAESPTEGEVAESPTEGEVAESPTEGEVAESPTESQTEDVADEGRQVVGKGLTSQSLLHNVMHISRRAYCSEGGVKVAGVMEGGRGYKSMGAELHPTETGCAGRRSEGDTAGEWHSGPEVGASESAHTVTLGSAPPSPLPQEDELEGLSRTGTSLGNEEMANSMPPLEMTFEPENNAPHSSISSLHPITAQSPADHEEDWDDVEERDGIQSEELSMKTPAFVREKRNALPIDPLATPTILKDLQPSVSAGAAAAVKPKAVRGKRTGSAKKDPGLSKSYIMSVFKHFAKTKVSTDVYPVLKEIMELYFDRLADDLEMFAAHAKRKTIEVEDVALLMRRQGFVTDSMPVNVLIEKYLPMESRKLLIPVATSGNYVIPKPRRK; encoded by the exons ATGGATTCTGTAGATGAGGACCTGTCTGCTCgaattctcctgcaaaatgtaatTCAAACGGAGTCCTCCAGGTCCCCAATTACCCGCAG TGCCTCCCAGGCTCAGTTCCAGTCCCCTGGGTCCAGAATCAGACATAGTATCAGACTAAGGAGGAGTGATGTTGTGGCCCTTACCCCACAGGAGGCCCTTAAACAGAGCATCAAAAAGAAGCTTCGTGAG AGCACTTCCAGGTCTTCCCTGCCAGAGCCACCCAGTAAGAGGTGGGCTGTATCAGAGGGAGTCGGGAAGATAAACACGCCTGCACCAGCCACAGCCTCACTTTTCTATGACGATGACATCACACCTAGATACCTACTCAGGGGGATCCTGCAGACAG AGCCGGAGACATCCCTTCTGGTTCAGGACCGGCCAGTCAGGAAGGAGCCAGAGCTGCCCTCCACAAACTCCAGTCTTCACAGCAACCGCCCAAG TACCGGACTGTCTGAGTTGGATCTCCCTGACATGACCACCACAGTAAACCTGTCAAATACGGTGAAGGGACTAAGCAGGAAGCGACCATGTCGGAGTCTCAACATAACAGCATTCAACAGGCAGCTTGAACATGAAG ATGGAGAAGGTGGCAGTGCAACAGAAAAATACCTCTCATCCCTGTCTTCTGCCTCTCCAAG CTCTATCACCTTCTCTCTGAAAACACCCTTGATGGACATTCTGACTGAGAAAAGGAGATTTCAAAGGAAGGTAGCAAATCGTAAAAATGTTTGCCTTGAGGAGTTTGACGAGGCCCTACGGAATCGACAGGCGTCAATGGGTGGAGACCCTG AGCTGAGTGTTAGGGAGGATCAGCAGGGTCTCAGTGAGACCGTTCGTTCTGAGGGATTCACCTTGGGACTGAGTGACCTCACCGCTCCTGACATCACCCATGACATCATCACCAGCAAAACAGAGCTCTACGCCCCGCCTGATGACACAGCAACAACCTTCACTATCGCCACCCAGGACAAAGACACCATCACAGGCACACAGATCCAGCGAGAAATGGGAGgaatggaggatgaggaggagaaagATATGGAGGAGGTAGGGGAACAAAAGGAGTACAAGATGGAAATAGACAACAAAGATAGAGAGGATTTGGCTGTTGATGCTGGGCAGAGAGAGGCCTTGGTGAGACAGGAGGAGTCCAAATCACAGACCGAAGAGGTAGCTGACTCCCGGACAGAAGAAGATGAGGAGCTGGCTAAATCTCAAACAGAAGGAGAGGTAGCCGAGTCTCCGACAGAAGGAGAGGTAGCCGAGTCTCCGACAGAAGGAGAGGTAGCCGAGTCTCCGACAGAAGGAGAGGTAGCCGAGTCTCCGACAGAAGGAGAGGTAGCCGAGTCTCCGACAGAAGGAGAGGTAGCCGAGTCTCCGACAGAAGGAGAGGTAGCCGAGTCTCCGACAGAAGGAGAGGTAGCCGAGTCTCCGACAGAAGGAGAGGTAGCCGAGTCTCCGACAGAAGGAGAGGTAGCCGAGTCTCCGACCGAATCTCAGACAGAAGATGTAGCAGATGAAGGGAGACAGGTAGTGGGAAAAGGCTTGACATCACAGAGTTTATTACACAACGTGATGCACATCAGTCGGAGAGCTTATTGCTCAGAGGGTGGTGTCAAGGTTGctggagtgatggaaggagggaggggctaCAAGAGCATGGGAGCAGAGCTCCATCCTACAGAGACTG ggTGCGCAGGCAGAAGGTCAGAGGGGGACACTGCTGGTGAGTGGCACAGCGGGCCGGAGGTGGGAGCTAGTGAGAGCGCCCACACAGTAACCCTTGGCAGCGCCCCTCCCTCCCCGTTGCCCCAGGAAGATGAGCTGGAAGGTTTGAGTAGAACAGGCACCAGCCTTGGAAATGAGGAGATGGCGAACTCCATGCCTCCTTTAGAGATGACCTTTGAACCTGAGAACAATGCCCCTCATAGTAGCATTTCATCCCTGCACCCCATCACTGCCCAGAGCCCAGCTGATCATGAGGAGGACTGGGATGATGTGGAAGAGCGGGATGGTATCCAGAGTGAAG AACTGTCCATGAAGACACCTGCGTTTgtcagagagaagaggaatgCTCTGCCTATTGACCCCCTGGCCACACCCACTATTCTCAAAGACCTTCAACCAAG TGTTTCGGCTGGTGCTGCAGCTGCGGTGAAGCCCAAAGCGGTGAGGGGAAAGCGGACTGGATCGGCCAAGAAGGATCCTGGTCTCTCTAAGAGCTACATCATGAGCGTGTTCAAACACTTTGCCAAGACCAAGGTGTCTACAGATGTCTACCCTGTCCTAAAGGAGAT AATGGAGCTCTACTTTGACCGACTAGCTGATGACTTGGAGATGTTTGCTGCTCACGCCAAGAGGAAGACCATTGAGGTAGAGGATGTAGCGCTGCTGATGCGGAG ACAGGGGTTTGTGACTGACAGCAtgccagtcaatgtgttgatTGAGAAATATCTCCCAATGGAATCCCGGAAGCTCCTCATTCCTGTGGCAACAAGTGGTAACTACGTCATTCCCAAACCGAGGAGAAAATGA